ATATATGATCATGTTGTCGAAAAATCTCGGCTCCTCCGCCTCTCCGCCTCACCGTCTCCCATCACTTCCAAACATCCAATTTACAACTTCACCTTCGACATGATCGGAAGGCTCGCCATTACTCCGCTGTATAGTTTCAGACAGATGAAGAAAATCGTCAAAAAGATGGAGGACCATGAGAATACCTGCAGGCTCACGACACCGAAGATCCCCATTTTGGAAAGAGAGGGGGTTATTTTATAAACAAAGAAAATGAAATATGCGATGGAGCTGAGTGCAAAGATGAGGAGCAGCCCGAGAAAGGACTTCAAGCTGACGACAGATACGAGACCGCCGATAAAATAAATCATCGAACCTGCACGGACGTGGTTGTACAATTCCCCGTCTGAATCCTTGGAGAAAAACAGCATGGATACACCATTGATCGTTTCTGCGATCAGCTTCAAGGCAGCAAATACCATGAAGGCAGCGACCATCAACAGGACTAGGATGGCGAGTTTCAGCTGTATATCAGACAAGAACTCCCTCATGCCCGGGTATACACCGATTTTCTTGAATAAATCGATGAATACGTCGACTCCGTATACAGAAAACGTAAGGCTGAACAATAATATAGAAAAAAGCGGTAAATAACTTGTTAAGTATGTATTTTTCAATTGTAACTCTCCCATAACGATTCTTCCGTTCCCTCCCCATCATAATCGTTTATGGGACGCTTGAAAAGGGTATAGATTTGGAAGAGATAATGACCTTTTTCCTATTATTGACACAAAAATACTGCCCTCTGTGAAAGAATGTGAGGACAGTATCCTATTGACCTGTAGGGGCGCCAGGATGGGGCACAACCCTGATGTACTCCCTGGATTTATACGGCACCCTTTTTCGCACCTCTGTTGTGTTGTCTTCTTCCACTTCTGCTGTCTCACCATATTGGACCGGCTGAATGTTCAATGAGGTCGGTTCTTCTGCATCCATGATGCCTCTATTGAATCGATCCTGCGTCTCAATCAACCACGCAAATCCAAAAAAGGTAAAGAATATGGTCGTAACCGCTACTGTTTTCTTTTTCATCACTTCATCACCTCATGGATAGGATTCTCCAATTTGACCGAAACTATTCTTGGGTGATGAGAAAAGGGCCGTAAATTCTACATTTTTTTCCCGTGACATTTCCGGCTGTCTTCATATTTAATACTTCTTAAACAATCGGATGGCAAAGGCATCGTGAATAATGCAAGCATTTATTTTTTACGTTATAATGCTCTTTGAGGTTCAGCTTAGGTCGGATTTGCTCGAATTATGCAAGTGTGAGATTGAGGACGACAAAAGACCATGTTGAGAATAAATGAAATTTACATAAGGGGGGTCATATATGACATTAT
The nucleotide sequence above comes from Bacillus sp. KH172YL63. Encoded proteins:
- a CDS encoding DUF5366 family protein — protein: MKNTYLTSYLPLFSILLFSLTFSVYGVDVFIDLFKKIGVYPGMREFLSDIQLKLAILVLLMVAAFMVFAALKLIAETINGVSMLFFSKDSDGELYNHVRAGSMIYFIGGLVSVVSLKSFLGLLLIFALSSIAYFIFFVYKITPSLSKMGIFGVVSLQVFSWSSIFLTIFFICLKLYSGVMASLPIMSKVKL